The following coding sequences are from one Macaca nemestrina isolate mMacNem1 chromosome 1, mMacNem.hap1, whole genome shotgun sequence window:
- the LOC105494561 gene encoding sestrin-2 isoform X1, producing the protein MIVADSECRAELKDYLRFAPGGVGDSGPGEEQRESRARRGPRGPSAFIPMEEVLREGTESLEQHLGLEALMSSGRVDNLAVVMGLHPDYFTSFWRLHYLLLHTDGPLASSWRHYIAIMAAARHQCSYLVGSHMAEFLQTGGDPEWLLGLHRAPKKLRKLSEINKLLAHRPWLITKEHIQALLKTGEHTWSLAELIQALVLLTHCHSLSSFVFGCGILPEGDADGSPAPQAPTPPSEQSSPPSRDPLNNSGGFESAREVEALMERMRQLQESLLRDEGTSQEEMESRFELEKSESLLVTPSADILEPSPHPDMLCFVEDPTFGYEDFTRRGAQAPPTFRAQDYTWEDHGYSLIQRLYPEGGQLLDEKFQAAYSLTYNTIAMHSGVDTSVLRRAIWNYIHCVFGIRYDDYDYGEVNQLLERNLKVYIKTVACYPEKTTRRMYNLFWRHFRHSEKVHVNLLLLEARMQAALLYALRAITRYMT; encoded by the exons GAGCAGAGGGAGAGTCGGGCTCGGCGAGGCCCTCGAGGGCCCAGCGCCTTCATCCCCATGGAGGAG GTCCTTCGGGAGGGGACCGAGAGCCTCGAGCAGCACCTGGGGCTGGAGGCACTGATGTCCTCTGGGCGAGTGGACAACCTGGCAGTGGTGATGGGCCTGCACCCTGACTACTTTACCAGCTTCTGGCGCCTGCACTACCTGCTGCTGCACACGGATGGTCCCTTGGCCAGCTCCTGGCGCCACTACATTGCCATCATG GCTGCCGCCCGCCATCAGTGTTCTTACCTGGTAGGCTCCCACATGGCCGAGTTTCTGCAGACCGGTGGTGACCCTGAGTGGCTGCTGGGCCTCCACCGGGCGCCCAAGAAGCTGCGCAAGCTCAGCGAGATCAACAAGTTGCTGGCGCATCGGCCATGGCTCATCACCAAGGAGCACATCCAG GCCTTGCTGAAGACCGGCGAGCACACCTGGTCCCTGGCCGAGCTCATTCAGGCTCTGGTCCTGCTCACCCACTGCCACTCGCTCTCGTCCTTTGTGTTTGGCTGTGGCATCCTCCCTGAGGGGGATGCAGATGGCAGCCCTGCCCCCCAGGCACCTACACCCCCCAGTGAGCAGAGCAGTCCCCCGAGCAGGGACCCGTTGAACAACTCTGGG GGCTTTGAGTCTGCCCGTGAAGTGGAGGCACTGATGGAGCGCATGCGGCAGCTGCAGGAGAGCCTGCTGCGGGATGAGGGGACGTCCCAGGAGGAGATGGAGAGCCGCTTTGAGCTGGAGAAGTCAGAGAGCCTGCTGGTGACCCCCTCAG CTGACATCCTGGAGCCCTCTCCACACCCAGACATGCTGTGCTTTGTGGAAGATCCTACTTTTGGATATGAGGACTTCACCCGGAGAGGGGCTCAGGCGCCCCCCACCTTCCGGGCCCAG GATTATACTTGGGAAGACCATGGCTACTCACTGATCCAGCGGCTCTACCCTGAGGGTGGGCAGCTGCTGGACGAGAAGTTCCAGGCAGCCTATAGCCTCACCTACAATACCATCGCCATGCACAGCGGGGTGGACACCTCCGTGCTCCGCAGGGCCATCTGGAACTACATCCACTGCGTCTTTGGTATCAG ATATGATGACTATGATTATGGGGAGGTGAACCAGCTCCTGGAGCGGAACCTCAAGGTCTATATCAAGACAGTGGCCTGCTACCCAGAGAAGACTACCCGAAGAATGTACAACCTCTTCTGGAGGCACTTCCGCCACTCAGAGAAG GTCCACGTGAACTTGCTGCTCCTGGAGGCGCGCATGCAAGCCGCTCTGCTGTACGCCCTCCGTGCCATCACCCGCTACATGACCTGA
- the LOC105494561 gene encoding sestrin-2 isoform X3, with the protein MIVADSECRAELKDYLRFAPGGVGDSGPGEVLREGTESLEQHLGLEALMSSGRVDNLAVVMGLHPDYFTSFWRLHYLLLHTDGPLASSWRHYIAIMAAARHQCSYLVGSHMAEFLQTGGDPEWLLGLHRAPKKLRKLSEINKLLAHRPWLITKEHIQALLKTGEHTWSLAELIQALVLLTHCHSLSSFVFGCGILPEGDADGSPAPQAPTPPSEQSSPPSRDPLNNSGGFESAREVEALMERMRQLQESLLRDEGTSQEEMESRFELEKSESLLVTPSADILEPSPHPDMLCFVEDPTFGYEDFTRRGAQAPPTFRAQDYTWEDHGYSLIQRLYPEGGQLLDEKFQAAYSLTYNTIAMHSGVDTSVLRRAIWNYIHCVFGIRYDDYDYGEVNQLLERNLKVYIKTVACYPEKTTRRMYNLFWRHFRHSEKVHVNLLLLEARMQAALLYALRAITRYMT; encoded by the exons GTCCTTCGGGAGGGGACCGAGAGCCTCGAGCAGCACCTGGGGCTGGAGGCACTGATGTCCTCTGGGCGAGTGGACAACCTGGCAGTGGTGATGGGCCTGCACCCTGACTACTTTACCAGCTTCTGGCGCCTGCACTACCTGCTGCTGCACACGGATGGTCCCTTGGCCAGCTCCTGGCGCCACTACATTGCCATCATG GCTGCCGCCCGCCATCAGTGTTCTTACCTGGTAGGCTCCCACATGGCCGAGTTTCTGCAGACCGGTGGTGACCCTGAGTGGCTGCTGGGCCTCCACCGGGCGCCCAAGAAGCTGCGCAAGCTCAGCGAGATCAACAAGTTGCTGGCGCATCGGCCATGGCTCATCACCAAGGAGCACATCCAG GCCTTGCTGAAGACCGGCGAGCACACCTGGTCCCTGGCCGAGCTCATTCAGGCTCTGGTCCTGCTCACCCACTGCCACTCGCTCTCGTCCTTTGTGTTTGGCTGTGGCATCCTCCCTGAGGGGGATGCAGATGGCAGCCCTGCCCCCCAGGCACCTACACCCCCCAGTGAGCAGAGCAGTCCCCCGAGCAGGGACCCGTTGAACAACTCTGGG GGCTTTGAGTCTGCCCGTGAAGTGGAGGCACTGATGGAGCGCATGCGGCAGCTGCAGGAGAGCCTGCTGCGGGATGAGGGGACGTCCCAGGAGGAGATGGAGAGCCGCTTTGAGCTGGAGAAGTCAGAGAGCCTGCTGGTGACCCCCTCAG CTGACATCCTGGAGCCCTCTCCACACCCAGACATGCTGTGCTTTGTGGAAGATCCTACTTTTGGATATGAGGACTTCACCCGGAGAGGGGCTCAGGCGCCCCCCACCTTCCGGGCCCAG GATTATACTTGGGAAGACCATGGCTACTCACTGATCCAGCGGCTCTACCCTGAGGGTGGGCAGCTGCTGGACGAGAAGTTCCAGGCAGCCTATAGCCTCACCTACAATACCATCGCCATGCACAGCGGGGTGGACACCTCCGTGCTCCGCAGGGCCATCTGGAACTACATCCACTGCGTCTTTGGTATCAG ATATGATGACTATGATTATGGGGAGGTGAACCAGCTCCTGGAGCGGAACCTCAAGGTCTATATCAAGACAGTGGCCTGCTACCCAGAGAAGACTACCCGAAGAATGTACAACCTCTTCTGGAGGCACTTCCGCCACTCAGAGAAG GTCCACGTGAACTTGCTGCTCCTGGAGGCGCGCATGCAAGCCGCTCTGCTGTACGCCCTCCGTGCCATCACCCGCTACATGACCTGA